In the genome of Fervidobacterium nodosum Rt17-B1, the window GGTAGGATTAAATTTGTCCACCTTAACGATACGAAAAATACTTTAGGTTCAAATAAAGATAGGCACGAAAATATTGGAAATGGTAATTTGGGTGTTGAAGGGTTGAAGGTATTTCTGAGTAATCCAGTATTTTCATCTTTGCCATTGCTTCTTGAGACCCCTGGAGATAACCCGGAACATGCCGAAGATATTGCGAAGATTAAAGAAATATATGATTCGATAGAAGCGCCAAATTAAAAGGAGTTGAGTATTTTGAGTTTGAACACTCAAGAGATGGAATTTAGTGAGAGGTTCAATGCACCAGTTAGTGAAGTGTGGAAAGTTTTCTATAATCCAAACGGTTGGGACCCATGGTTCACAGATGGTATGAAGATTTCTGAAGACGGTGAGATTTATTTTAGGTGGTTCAGGCTAACCGATGGACAAGTTGTAACGGACAATGGAAAAATAGTTAGTGTTATTAAAGAACGGTTGTTTTCCTTCTGGTGGTACGAATACGAAGATGGTTACCGTTCGTTTGTTGAGATGCACTTCCAACCAACCGGAGATAACGAAACGATAGTGACTGTCAAGGATAGAACGTTGGTAAAAGATGAGGAAGAGCTCCATGTAAGGTATGGTTGTGCTTACGGTTGGGGGCAGATGATGTTGCTCGCGAAGATTTACATAGAGAAAGGATTAATTGTTATATAAAGGGGGGAATTTGCTTGAAAGCAACGATTGTTTTGAACGGCGTATCAAACGGTACGATGTTTATCACAGGTGAAATGCTAATCGCCGCGGATGGTGGAGCGGAAGAATTGAGAAGAAGAAATTTACTTCCTGATGTTATTATCGGTGATTTAGATTCTATATCAGACGAGTCTATTGAATATTTCCAGTCAAAAGGTGTCAAGATACAAGTATACCCTCACGAAAAGGATGAAACAGATTTGGAACTCGCAATAAATTACGCGTTGAAATACGGGGCAACGGAGATTGAGATTTTAAATTGGCAAGGCGAGAGAATTGATATGATTATTGCTATGATAGGTTTGATGAGTAAATATGAAAATATAACCGCGGTAGCTGATAATTGTGAAATTGGTTTGCTTAGCACGGGAGAACACTCTTTAAAAGCTATTAGAGATGAAATTTGGTCTTTTATCCCCTTGTGCGAAGCGGATTTTTCAATTTCAGGTTTTAAATACAGTTTTGATGGTAAGATGAGTATAACATCTCCAATAGGTGTAAGTAATGAAGCTTTGGAAAATAACGTTAAAGTCAAT includes:
- a CDS encoding thiamine diphosphokinase — protein: MKATIVLNGVSNGTMFITGEMLIAADGGAEELRRRNLLPDVIIGDLDSISDESIEYFQSKGVKIQVYPHEKDETDLELAINYALKYGATEIEILNWQGERIDMIIAMIGLMSKYENITAVADNCEIGLLSTGEHSLKAIRDEIWSFIPLCEADFSISGFKYSFDGKMSITSPIGVSNEALENNVKVNVRSGKVVYIRWKKKPL
- a CDS encoding SRPBCC family protein; amino-acid sequence: MEFSERFNAPVSEVWKVFYNPNGWDPWFTDGMKISEDGEIYFRWFRLTDGQVVTDNGKIVSVIKERLFSFWWYEYEDGYRSFVEMHFQPTGDNETIVTVKDRTLVKDEEELHVRYGCAYGWGQMMLLAKIYIEKGLIVI